Proteins from a single region of Amyelois transitella isolate CPQ chromosome 31, ilAmyTran1.1, whole genome shotgun sequence:
- the LOC132903827 gene encoding uncharacterized protein K02A2.6-like codes for MAFLGNLPIFDHKVSEWLIFKGKLTQFIKINSVKEENQSGILLTHLDEESYRLLRNLAYPLELDTLGFTRLIELLDSHFKPRQGSFVDKAKFYGASRSPGEKLGDWAARLRGLASYCDFGTALETNLRDRFVLGLGAGPERDKLFEQNASTLTLTRAIELAEQAACAKQAKVMCKEESAILKEEPILRAKFQTGRGDQQRPGAARGDVADISCRCLVCGLKNHTSEKCRYKTYKCQKCGVKGHLKKVCTAAKKSSDHQIHHCNSTMEYQAPENIALNCEECQNFNLRYVTDKPILIDVCLGGKIISMELDSGSGNSVISEKLYEKYFSTYKLHQSYLRMCLYDGSKIIPLGYFTIEVFYSNTKKQLKIFVVRNGGPPLLGRDFMSAFNLVITSGLYSVTNKNELEQLLAKFSNLWRDELGAFNKFKVKLQLKDNSNPKYFKPRSVPFALREKVEQEIDRLVKLGILVPVNHSDYATPIVPVLKSDGQVKIAGDFSITLNKDLIIDKYPLPRIEEVFAKIGGGERYSKIDLKNAYNQFLLEESSQDLTTINTHKGLFKYTRLVYGLANAPAIFQKSMESLLSGIKGVSVWLDDICITGSDSDIHLKRLHEVLSRLNDAGLRLQKEKCEFFRESVQYLGYVISKEGLQTCPDKVKAILNAPDPTNVSEVKRFLGVVNYYRNFIPNASSLLNPLHELLRSDVPWEWGERQRRSMAAVRRELASERVLAHFDPAAQLVLSVDAGPAGLGAVLAQRTADGAERPLAYASRSLAASERNYSQIQKEATAIIFGVKRFHQYLYGRDDPFILKTDHRPLVSIFNNKSGIPITTALRLQRYAIILSAYNYTVQYVSSENNAVADFFSRAPLQVKSIDENGKDVDSLYALKFLDAASPATALKDIILATQQDETIMTVVKYLQYGWPRKISCTSVLPYFQCKSDLQFENGCLLRGHRIVIPSKLRNKMLQELHDSHLGITKSKSNARSRMWWPGIDGDIERWVGACAACVSARGAPPRDPPAPWPAAARPWQRIHIDYMTIGQRHVTNNRDREVGRDCEEEESERIIEIQNDSSAEHSSEQVQGVSSDAAVVDPPETLTRPRRNVPRVLKISVEE; via the coding sequence ATGGCATTCCTAGGGAACTTACCGATTTTTGATCACAAAGTAAGCGAATGGCTTATATTCAAGGGTAAGTTGACGCAATTTATAAAGATCAACAGCGTTAAGGAAGAAAACCAAAGCGGTATTCTTTTAACTCATCTTGATGAAGAATCATATCGCTTGTTGCGTAATTTAGCGTATCCCTTGGAATTGGACACATTAGGTTTCACAAGATTAATTGAGTTACTCGATAGTCATTTTAAACCAAGACAAGGCTCATTTGTTGACAAGGCGAAATTTTACGGAGCTAGTAGAAGTCCAGGCGAGAAATTAGGAGACTGGGCGGCGCGACTGAGAGGTCTGGCAAGCTATTGCGACTTTGGCACCGCTTTGGAAACGAATCTGAGGGATCGTTTCGTCCTCGGCTTGGGCGCCGGCCCGGAACGCGATAAGTTGTTTGAGCAAAATGCGTCGACGCTGACGTTGACGAGGGCTATAGAGTTAGCGGAGCAAGCGGCCTGTGCTAAGCAGGCGAAAGTCATGTGTAAAGAAGAATCTGCTATATTGAAGGAAGAGCCGATACTGCGAGCAAAATTTCAAACCGGCCGAGGCGATCAACAGCGGCCcggcgcggcgcgcggcgACGTAGCGGATATATCATGTCGTTGCTTGGTTTGCGGATTAAAAAATCACACAAGTGAGAAATGCCGCTACAAGACTTATAAATGTCAGAAATGTGGTGTCAAAGGCCATCTGAAGAAAGTGTGTACAGCGGCTAAAAAATCGTCCGACCATCAGATTCATCATTGCAATTCGACAATGGAATATCAAGCCCCTGAAAACATTGCCTTGAATTGTGAGgaatgtcaaaattttaatttgaggtATGTAACCGATAAGCCAATTTTGATTGATGTTTGTTTAGGtggtaaaattatttccatGGAATTAGATTCAGGCTCTGGTAATAGCGTAATTTCCGAgaaattgtatgaaaaatatttttcaacctATAAATTGCACCAGAGTTATTTAAGAATGTGCCTATATGATGGAAGTAAAATAATTCCCTTAGGATATTTTACTATTGAAGTGTTCTATagtaatacaaaaaagcaattaaagatttttgtagTGAGAAATGGAGGTCCTCCTCTATTAGGTAGGGATTTTATGTCTGCATTTAATTTAGTGATAACAAGCGGCTTATACTCTGTTACAAATAAGAATGAGTTAGAGCAATTACTGGCAAAGTTTTCGAACTTGTGGCGTGACGAGCTGGGTGcgtttaataagtttaaagttaaattacaGCTTAAGGATAACTCCaatcctaaatattttaaaccacGTAGTGTACCCTTTGCTCTCAGAGAAAAAGTAGAACAAGAAATTGATAGATTAGTCAAGTTAGGTATTCTTGTTCCCGTTAACCATTCTGACTACGCTACACCTATTGTTCCCGTTTTAAAAAGCGATGGTCAAGTCAAGATTGCTGGTGATTTTTCAATTACATTAAACAAAGATcttattattgataaatatcCGTTACCTCGTATAGAGGAAGTGTTCGCGAAAATTGGAGGTGGTGAACGGTATAGTAAAATTGACTTAAAAAATGCCTacaatcaatttttattagagGAATCGTCTCAGGATCTCACTACAATTAATACGCATAAAgggctttttaaatatactcgtTTAGTTTACGGCTTGGCGAACGCGCCGGCAATTTTTCAGAAGTCAATGGAGTCGTTGCTTTCAGGCATTAAAGGGGTAAGTGTCTGGTTGGATGATATTTGTATAACCGGATCAGATTCGGATATTCATTTAAAGAGACTGCACGAAGTTCTGAGTAGGCTGAATGATGCTGGATTAAgacttcaaaaagaaaaatgcgaGTTTTTCAGGGAAAGCGTACAATACTTAGGTTATGTTATTAGCAAGGAAGGACTTCAAACTTGTCCCGATAAAGTAAAGGCTATTCTAAACGCGCCAGACCCGACTAACGTCAGTGAGGTAAAGAGGTTCTTAGGTGTAGTTAACtattatagaaattttatcCCTAATGCGTCTTCATTATTGAACCCTCTTCACGAGCTATTGCGAAGTGATGTTCCGTGGGAGTGGGGAGAGCGACAACGGCGCAGCATGGCGGCCGTGCGCCGCGAGCTAGCCTCGGAGCGCGTGCTGGCGCACTTCGACCCCGCCGCGCAGCTCGTGCTGAGCGTGGACGCCGGCCCGGCCGGGCTCGGCGCGGTGCTGGCTCAGCGGACTGCTGACGGCGCCGAGCGGCCCCTGGCATATGCATCGCGATCCCTAGCGGCTAGCGAACGAAATTACAGCCAAATTCAAAAAGAGGCGACCGCCATTATATTTGGCGTCAAGCGATTTCACCAGTATCTTTATGGCCGTGATGAtcctttcattttaaaaacggATCATAGGCCGCTAGTATCGATATTTAACAATAAGTCCGGTATACCGATAACTACAGCCTTGCGTTTGCAAAGGTATGCGATTATATTATCGGCTTATAATTATACAGTACAATATGTATCTAGCGAAAACAATGCAGtagcagattttttttcacgcGCTCCTTTACAGGTAAAGTCAATCGACGAAAATGGTAAGGATGTCGACAGTCTTTATGCCCTGAAATTTTTGGACGCGGCGTCACCGGCTACCGCCTTGAAAGATATCATACTAGCGACCCAACAAGATGAAACCATAATGACTgtagtaaaatatttgcaatatGGTTGGCCCAGAAAAATTAGTTGTACGTCTGTTTTACCGTATTTCCAATGTAAATCGGATTTGCAGTTTGAAAATGGTTGTCTTTTGAGAGGACATAGGATAGTGATACCTTCAAAGCTTAGAAATAAGATGTTACAGGAATTGCACGATTCCCACTTAGGTATAACCAAGAGTAAAAGTAATGCTCGTAGTAGAATGTGGTGGCCGGGCATCGATGGTGACATCGAGCGCTGGGTGGGAGCGTGTGCGGCGTGCGTGTCGGCGCGCGGGGCCCCGCCGCGCGACCCGCCCGCGCCCTggcccgccgccgcccgcccgTGGCAGCGCATACACATCGACTATATGACTATAGGGCAAAGG